GCGCGCTGGGGCTAGCCCGCTCGGGGCACGGCGGGGCAGCATGAACGGTGCAGTGGTCACGTTTCGGGGTCGCTTCACGGTTATCGCGAAAAGCATGGCGGACGAATGCCGTTCGTGCAAGCACCGCCCGTCGGCGGCCGATTTCATCGTGCGATCGGCAGGGCGCGTGTAGCTTTGATTTCCTTCAGCGAGAAGCTCGAGTAGATCTCCTTGACCCCCGGCAGCGCACGCAGCACATCGCGCGCAAACACGCCGAAACCTTCCAGATCGCGCGCCACCACCTCGAGCAGGAAATCGTAGCGGCCGGACACGTTGTGGCAGGCAATGACCTCGGGGATTTCGGCAATGCGCGCCTCGAAGTCGCGGCTCAGCGCCTGCGCATGGCTTTCCAGCATGATGCTGACGAAGGCCGTCACGCCGTATCCGAGCTTCCTGGCGTCGAGCACCGCGCGGTAAGCCTGGATGTAGGCCTCCTCTTCCAGCCGCCGTACACGCCGCCAGCAGGGCGACTGGCTGAGGAATACCCGCTCACCCAGTTCGGCCGTGGTCAGGCGCGCGTTGTCCTGCAATTCGGCGAGGATGCGGCGATCGGTGCCGTCCAAAGCGATTGCGACTGCTTTATCCACCAGCCCCTCCGTTGGCGCATGATTCATACCCACTTTACCTTGCGGTATGCATGCTTTGCAAAGAAACACCGGCATCCTGCGGCTACGATTTCCCCATCAGAACCAGCATCAAGAGCAGGGGAAAGCCATGACCCATACAAGCCGGCAACGCGGCTTCGCGACGCGCGCGATCCATCACGGATACGACCCGATGAGCCATCAAGGGGCGCTGGTACCACCGATCTACCAGACCAGTACCTTCGCGTTCCCGAACGTCGAACAGGGCGCGGCTTGCTTCGCCGGCGAGGCACCGGGCTACATCTACACGCGCATCTCGAACCCGACCCTGGCGCTGCTTGAAGCGCGGATTGCGGCGCTCGAAGGGGGCGAGGCCGGCGTTGCGTTCGCCTCGGGGATGGGCGCGATCACCTCGACGCTGTGGACCTTGCTCGCGCCCGGCGACGAGATCCTGGTGGACATGACACTGTACGGCTGCACCTTCTCGTTCCTGCACCACGGGCTGGCAAGATTCGGCGTGACCGTGCGCCACTGCGACATGAGCAGCCCGCTCGAAGTGCAGCGCGCGCTCAACCCGCAGACCAAGGTGGTGTATTTCGAGACGCCGGCGAACCCGAACATGCGCCTTGTGGACATCCGCCAGGTGTCGATGATTGCGCGCGCGCACGGCGCCATCACCGTGGTCGACAACACCTATTGCACACCTTACCTGCAGCGCCCTCTGGAACTGGGGGCGGACATCGTCGTGCATTCGGCGACCAAGTACCTCAGCGGCCACGGCGACGTCACCGCCGGGCTGGTTGTGTGCGACGCGGCAACGGCCGAGCGCATCCGGCTGTACGGACTGAAGGACATGACCGGCGCGGTGCTCTCGCCACAGGACGCAAACCTGGTGCTGCGCGGTATCAAGACGCTGGCGCTGCGCATGGACCGCCATTGCGACAACGCCAAGGCGATCGTGGGCCTGCTGGCGAACCATCCGCTGGTCGAACAGGTGCATTACCCCGACCTGCCCGACAACCCGCAACGCATGCTCGCCCTGCGCCAGATGAAACGCGCCGGCGGCATGATTGCGTTCGAACTCAAGGGCGGCATCGAGACCGGCCGCCGCTTCATGAACGCGCTGCGACTGGTAACGAGAGCGGTGAGCCTGGGCGACCCGGAAACGCTCGCACAGCATCCGGCGAGCATGACCCATTCGACCTACACGCCGGAAGAGCGCGCCGCGCACGGCATCTCAGAAGGGCTGGTGCGGATCTCTGCCGGGCTGGAGGACGCGGAGGACTTGCTGGCGGACTTCGAGCAGGCACTCGCGATCGCCGCGCTTGGCGTCCGCAGCGAGATCGCCGCCGCCTGACGCGATTGCGCAAATGAAACGGGCGCCCCGTGGGGCGCCCGTTTGTTTGTCTGGCGCGGTGCAAGCACCGCGCCGGGACGCACATCAGTTGTGGTAGGCCGATTCGCCGTGGGAGGCGATGTCCAGACCTTCGCGCTCTTCGTCTTCGGCGACACGCAGGCCGATGAAGAGATCGACCAGCTTGTACGCAACCAGGGACACAACACCCGACCAAATCACGGTGGTGCCAACGGCCCACAGCTGGCTGGTGACCTGCGCCGAGATGCTGTAGTCGCCGACCTTGTTCGCGACATAGTCGATAACGCCAGCGCCGCCCAGGGCCGGGTCAGCAAACACACCGGTCAGGATCGCACCGAGGATGCCGCCGACGCCATGCACGCCGAACACGTCGAGCGCGTCATCCGCCCCGAGCAGCTTCTTCAGGCCATTCACACCCCACAGGCAGACCAGGCCAGCGGCGAGGCCGATGATCAGTGCGCCCATGATGCCGACGTAACCGCACGCCGGGGTGATCGCGACGAGGCCAGCAACGGCACCCGAAGCAGCACCCAGCATCGAGGGCTTGCCCTTGATCAGCCATTCGGCGAAGAGCCAGGCCAGCGCAGCCATCGCAGTCGCGACCATGGTGTTGGCGAAGGCCAGCGCGGCAGCGCCGTTGGCTTCCAGGTTGGAGCCGGCGTTGAAGCCGAACCAGCCCACCCACAGCAGCGAAGCACCGATCATGGTCATCGTCAGGCTGTGCGGCGCCATCGCTTCGCGACCGAAACCGATACGCTTGCCGACCATGAAGGCACCAACCAGACCGGCCATCGCAGCGTTGATGTGCACCACGGTACCGCCGGCGAAGTCGATCGCGCCCTTCTGGAACAGGAAGCCTGCCGTTGCGGTGGCCTTGTCAGCTGCGGCCGCATCGATGTAGGCATCCGGACCTTGCCAGAACCAGACCATGTGCGCGATCGGCAGGTAGGAGAAGGTGAACCACAGCACGATGAACAGCAGCACGGCCGAGAACTTCATCCGCTCAGCGAATGCACCCACGATCAGCGCCGGCGTGATCGCCGCGAAGGTCGCCTGGAACATCACGTAGATCAGTTCGGGGATATACACGCCCTTGCTGAAGGTCGCAGCGCCCGAATCCGGCGTGATGCCCTTCAGGAACAGCTTGTCGAAGCCGCCGAAGAAGGCATTGCCCTCGGTGAATGCCACCGAGTAGCCGTAGACCGTCCACAGCACGACGCAGAGCGAGAAGATCACGAAGACCTGCATCAGGATCGACAGCATGTTCTTCGAGCGGACCAGACCGCCATAGAACAGCGCAAGACCCGGGATCGTCATCAGCGTCACCAGCAGCGTGGCAACGATCATCCAGGAGGTATCGCCCTTGTTCGGGGCGGGGGTGGCGGCCGGAGCCGGTGCGGACTGATCCGCGGCAGCGGCGGGTGCGGCGGTTGCAGCCGCAGCCGGGGCGGCAGCAGGTGCCGACGCATCAGCCGCAGGTGCGGAGGCCTCGGCCGTGGCGGCCGGTGCGGCGGTTTCGGCGGCCTTGTCGTCCGCCCAGGCTGCCCCTGCGGCGCTGAGAGACAGCGCGGTCAGCAGGATCGCAAGCATCTTTTTCATTGTCGGGTTCTCCTGTGTGCCTTAGAGCGCTTCAGCGCCGGTTTCGCCGGTGCGGATGCGGATCGCCTGTTCGAGGTCGAAGACGAAGATCTTGCCGTCGCCGATCTTGCCGGTGCTGGCAGCCTTCTCGACCGCTTCGATGACCTGGTCGAGCAGGTCGTCGGCAATCGCGATTTCGATTTTCACCTTGGGCAGGAAGTCGACCACGTATTCCGCGCCGCGATACAGCTCGGTGTGGCCCTTCTGACGGCCGAAACCCTTGACCTCGGTAACGGTGATGCCCTGCACGCCGATCGCGCTGAGGGCCTCGCGCACCTCGTCAAGCTTGAACGGCTTGATGATGGCGGTAACGAATTTCATGTTGGCTCCTTGGGTGGGGCGCGGCGCCGCCGGGAAACGACGCCGCGTGCGGTGCAGCGATTAAAGGGTCTTGCCGACGGTCAGCAGCACGCGGCCAGCGCCCAGATCCTTGTCGAACGGCGCCGGGCTGCGATAGAACTGACCGGCATCGCCCTTGGCGTTGGTACCGCTGTAGAACAGGCCGAAGGTCAGGCCCAGCGCGTCGGCGGTGCCACCGAGCTTGTAGTCGGTGTAGGACGCGTCATCGAAGCCCTTGACGTTCTGGTAGCCAACGTGGCCAATCAGGTTGATGCCCTCGGCAACCGGGAAGGTCGCGGTTGCGTCGAGGTAGTAGCTGCCGTTGGTCTTCTCGCCGGACGGGGTCTTGGTGCCGAACAGGTTGGTGAACGAGTAGGAACCCTTCAGGGTGATCCACTTGTAGCTGCCAGCCACATAGCCTTCGAGGGTGTTCGGGCTGGTATAGCCATCCGGGTAGGTGCCCGGGTAGTAGTACTGCAGCAGGCCGACGTCGTAGCCGAAGTCACCTGCGGCGCCCTTGTAGCCGCCGTAGAAGTCCAGTTCGATCGGGGCGCTGACCGCACCGCCATTGGCGTCCGACAGCCAGCTGATGTTCGAGCCCCAGGTGCCAAGGTAGATGCCGCTCTCGTGGGCAAAGTCGACGCCGCCCTGGATGGCCGGCTTGTGATTGGTCTGCGCGATGCCGCGGTAAAGGTATTCGGAGGCCAACGTGAAGTTGCCGGTCAGCGTGTACGGTGCCTTGGCCTCTTCGGCCATGGCCGGAGCGGACGCGGCGAAGCTGGCGAGCAGTGCGGTAGCGATCAGGGTCTTGCGCATATCAATCTCCGTCGTGGGATGAGAATTACGTTGCGAGACCCCTAATGCAGAATCCGTGCCACTGCCCCACGATTTGGCGGAAAGGCTTATGGAGCATGGCGAGCACACCGACCCGGCGCACCGGCCGCACTGTTTTGCTCCGCATTTGACGGGCCCGCGCGCCAACTTGGTGCATTTCGCTGGAAAGCGGGCTGCCGCACTGTCCCGGTGCATCAAAACCTGCGTGCTAAACTGGGTCGAGACCTTTGAATCCCTTATGGAGAGCCACCATGGAGCCGCCCAAGTTCGTCGACGAAATCCAGAAGAAGATGGCCGAGTTGCTGGAGAACAGCCCGGCCAAGGACATCGAACGCAATGCCAAGGCCGCGTTCGCTTCGATGCTCGGCAA
This region of Niveibacterium umoris genomic DNA includes:
- a CDS encoding Lrp/AsnC ligand binding domain-containing protein, whose amino-acid sequence is MDKAVAIALDGTDRRILAELQDNARLTTAELGERVFLSQSPCWRRVRRLEEEAYIQAYRAVLDARKLGYGVTAFVSIMLESHAQALSRDFEARIAEIPEVIACHNVSGRYDFLLEVVARDLEGFGVFARDVLRALPGVKEIYSSFSLKEIKATRALPIAR
- a CDS encoding ammonium transporter, with amino-acid sequence MKKMLAILLTALSLSAAGAAWADDKAAETAAPAATAEASAPAADASAPAAAPAAAATAAPAAAADQSAPAPAATPAPNKGDTSWMIVATLLVTLMTIPGLALFYGGLVRSKNMLSILMQVFVIFSLCVVLWTVYGYSVAFTEGNAFFGGFDKLFLKGITPDSGAATFSKGVYIPELIYVMFQATFAAITPALIVGAFAERMKFSAVLLFIVLWFTFSYLPIAHMVWFWQGPDAYIDAAAADKATATAGFLFQKGAIDFAGGTVVHINAAMAGLVGAFMVGKRIGFGREAMAPHSLTMTMIGASLLWVGWFGFNAGSNLEANGAAALAFANTMVATAMAALAWLFAEWLIKGKPSMLGAASGAVAGLVAITPACGYVGIMGALIIGLAAGLVCLWGVNGLKKLLGADDALDVFGVHGVGGILGAILTGVFADPALGGAGVIDYVANKVGDYSISAQVTSQLWAVGTTVIWSGVVSLVAYKLVDLFIGLRVAEDEEREGLDIASHGESAYHN
- the glnK gene encoding P-II family nitrogen regulator; the protein is MKFVTAIIKPFKLDEVREALSAIGVQGITVTEVKGFGRQKGHTELYRGAEYVVDFLPKVKIEIAIADDLLDQVIEAVEKAASTGKIGDGKIFVFDLEQAIRIRTGETGAEAL
- a CDS encoding TorF family putative porin, producing MRKTLIATALLASFAASAPAMAEEAKAPYTLTGNFTLASEYLYRGIAQTNHKPAIQGGVDFAHESGIYLGTWGSNISWLSDANGGAVSAPIELDFYGGYKGAAGDFGYDVGLLQYYYPGTYPDGYTSPNTLEGYVAGSYKWITLKGSYSFTNLFGTKTPSGEKTNGSYYLDATATFPVAEGINLIGHVGYQNVKGFDDASYTDYKLGGTADALGLTFGLFYSGTNAKGDAGQFYRSPAPFDKDLGAGRVLLTVGKTL
- a CDS encoding methionine gamma-lyase, producing MTHTSRQRGFATRAIHHGYDPMSHQGALVPPIYQTSTFAFPNVEQGAACFAGEAPGYIYTRISNPTLALLEARIAALEGGEAGVAFASGMGAITSTLWTLLAPGDEILVDMTLYGCTFSFLHHGLARFGVTVRHCDMSSPLEVQRALNPQTKVVYFETPANPNMRLVDIRQVSMIARAHGAITVVDNTYCTPYLQRPLELGADIVVHSATKYLSGHGDVTAGLVVCDAATAERIRLYGLKDMTGAVLSPQDANLVLRGIKTLALRMDRHCDNAKAIVGLLANHPLVEQVHYPDLPDNPQRMLALRQMKRAGGMIAFELKGGIETGRRFMNALRLVTRAVSLGDPETLAQHPASMTHSTYTPEERAAHGISEGLVRISAGLEDAEDLLADFEQALAIAALGVRSEIAAA